The genomic stretch AGGCGGGACATGGCGGCCTCGGCTTTGGAAACGATGAGTTTCAGGGGTTTCTATTTCTGTTCGGTCGCCGATCTCTATCTTGGCGTCAAGCCAATGACGCCGGGACGGCCCGGCCTGAGGATAGACCGATGATCGAGCGTAGACCTTTTGAATCCCTGGGCGGCGCCAACCATGGTTGGTTGAACGCCAAGCATCACTTCTCCTTCGCCAACTATTATGATCCCAAGCGGATGAGCTGGGGCAATCTGCGGGTCTGGAACGACGACGAGATCGCCGCCGGAACCGGCTTCCCGCCCCATCCGCACGCCGACATGGAGATCATCACCTATGTCCGCGACGGGGCCATCACCCACGAGGACAGCCTGGGCAACAAGGGCCGCACCGTGGCCGGCGACGTCCAGGTGATGAGCGCAGGCACCGGCATTCGCCACGCCGAATACAACGCCGAGCCGGAGCTGACCCGGATCTTCCAGATCTGGATCGAGCCGACCAAGCGGGGCGAGGCGCCCAGCTGGGGCTCCAAGCCCTTCCCCAAGGGCGAGCGTTCGGGTCAGTTCGTGGTCCTGGCCTCGGGCTTTGAGGGCGATACGGATGCTCTGCCGATCCGCACCGATGCGCGGATCGTGGCGGCGACCCTGAACGCCGGCGACAGCGCCGACTATGCGTTGGGCTCGAACCGGCGGGCCTATCTGGTGCCGGCCAAGGGCGAGATCGAGGTCAACGGCGTTCGCCTGAACGCCCGTGACGGCGCCGCGATCGCTCAGGAAGACGTCGTCACCGTCAAGGCGATTTCGGACGCCGAGATCGTGCTGGTGGACGCGGCCTGATCGACAAGCCCGTTGTTTTCAGATCAACCTGCCCAGCCGAGCAAAGTTCGGTCGGGCGACCCGCCTGATGCGGGTCAGTCCCCATCACGTAGGAGATCAGATGTTCAAACAACTTGAAGCCTCGTCGCCGCATTTCCTTGCGGCTCTGCGTATCGTCGCCGGCGTGCTGTTTCTGGCCCACGGCGTCGTCAAACTGTTCGGCTTTCCGGAAGGCGCCCAGCCGGGACAGGTCGAAATCCTGTCGCTGTTCGGAATCGGCGCGATCCTGGAGCTGGTCGGCGGCTCCCTACTGGTGCTCGGCGCCTTCACCCGTCCAGTAGCCTTTATTCTGGCCGGTGAAATGGCGGTCGCCTACTGGATGTTCCACTTCCCCTCCAGCCCCTATCCGGCGGTCAACGGCGGCGATGCGGCCATCCTGTTCTGCTTCATCTTTCTGTACCTGCTTGCGGCCGGTCCAGGCTCCTGGAGCCTGGACGCGCGACTGCGCAAACAGGGCTGAGTCCTTGTCTCCTTTCCGCCGTGCGGGAAGGAGACCTCAGACGCCCAGCGCCCAATCCGTTGCGCGAACGAGGCTGTCGACGATGCCGGGTTCAGACGAGGCGTGGCCGGCGTCGCCGACGATGTCCAGCTTCGCTTCGGGCCAGGCGCGATGCAGAGCCCAGGCGCTGGCGATGGGCGTGACCACATCAAACCGCCCCTGCGCGATCCAGCAGGGGATGTGGCGCATACGGTCCACGTTCCTCAGCAGCCAGCCGTCCTCGGGGAAGAAGCCGGCATTGGTGAAGAACCAGTTCTCGATCCGAGCGAAAGCGAGTGCGAACTCAGGCTCGGAAAACTTGTCGGGTCGAGCGTCGGGACCTTCGACGCTGACGGTTTCACCTTCCCAGCTGGACCAGGCCACGGCGCATTGTTCACGCTCGGCGACATTGTCGCCGATCAGCCTCTTGTAATAGGCGCCCATCAGATCGCCGCGCTCGGTCTCAGGGATCGGGGCGACGAATCTTTCCCAGGCGTCGGGGAAGATCATCGAGGCGCCGTCCTGATAGAACCAGTGCAGTTCCTTCTTGGTCAGCAAGAATATGCCGCGAAGCACCAGGGCGCGGACGCGTTCAGGGTGGGTGATCGCATAGGCCATGGACAGGGTCGAACCCCACGAGCCGCCGAACACCACCCATTTGTCCACGCCGCAACGTTCCCGCAGGCGTTCGATGTCCTCGATCAGGGTCCAGGTGGTGTTGTTCTCGAGCGAGGCGTTCGGGCGCGACTGGCCGCAGCCGCGCTGGTCGAACATGATGATCCGGTATTTGGCCGGGTCGAAGAAGCGGCGCATGCCAGGATTGACGGCTCCGCCGGGGCCGCCATGCAGGACCACCACGGGCAGTCCCTGGGGATTGCCACTCTCTTCATAATAGATTTCGTGGATGTCGTCCGACGCCATCCAGCCCGACGCGAACGGCTCGATCTCCGGATAGAGGTCGCGACGAAGCTCCTGGGACGCCGAAAAGGCCATGCGTTGCGGTCTTTCTACTCGGCCCAAGCTTGGCCGTACTGAACGTTATGAACGGAATGCCGCAAAGGCCAGGCAAAGCCAACCGCCGATCATCAGCAAGCCGCCGACTGGGGCGACGGCGCCCATGGCGGACAGGCTGAGGAGGGCGACCAGGGTCAGGGCCAGACAGAAGATCAGACCGCCCGTCGCGCCCAGCCAACCGGCGAGCCGCGCCAGGCCGCCGCCGTCGGTCCAAAGCGCGCAGGCCAGGGCGAAGACGGCGTGCGCCAGCTGGTAATGGGCGCCGGTCGACAACAGAGTCTTGACCTGAGGTCCGGCCCCGTGCGCGGCGAAGGCGCCCAGCCCTATGGACAGGGCCCCGTTGAGGGCGGCGAAGACGATCAGGGGGCGACTCGCTGTCATGAGATCACCCTAGACTGCGACGGTCGCCGAGCAAACCGGTCGAGACGGGCCGAACTTCTGCTATTGCGGCCCCCATGAGATTCGGCTCGAAATGGCGCGCAGCGTCGCACTACGCCCTGATGTACGGCGGTCTGGGCGTCAGCCTGCCCTACGCCGGTCTGTGGATGAAGGCCCAGGGGCTCAGCGGGGCGGAGATCGGCGTCCTGTTGGCGGCCCCGATGCTGGGACGGCTCGTCACCGGCCCCGCCATCGCCGTATGGGCCGACGGCTTTCAGTATCGGCGCACCCCTATCGCTTTGCTGGCGGGGCTCGCCGCCCTTGGCTATGGCGCGGCCGGGCTGGTGGACGGGTTTCTGGCCTGGGCCGTTTGCTGGTTCGTCGCCGCCACCGGCGCGGCGGCGATCTTGCCTTTGACAGACGTGCTGGTGCTGCGTCGGTCGAGGCGAGACGGCTTCGCCTTCGCTGTGCCGCGCGGGTTCGGCTCGGCCGCCTTTGTCGCGGCCAATATCGCCATGGGGTTTGTGCTCAGGACGACCGGTACCGAGGCGGTCATCGTCGTCGTCACCCTGACCTGTGTCGGCATAGGGCTGACGGCCTGGCGAGTGCTGCCCCTGGAACCGGTGCATGACGGGCCGCCGCTGGCCGGTTGGGAGCGGTTTCGCGGCATGGGACGGTTGCTGAAGGATCCTGTGCTTGTGACGGCGTTGGCGGCCATTGGGACGGTGCAGGCGGCCCATGCCTTCTATTACGGCTTCTCCGCCATTGTGTGGCGCGAGCAGGGGATCGAGCCTCATCTGACCGGAATACTTTGGGCCTTCGCCGTGGTCGCGGAGATCGCCCTGATGTGGGTTTTCGAGCCGTGGCGACGGCGGCGGGGCATCGGGGCCTGGCCCATATTGATGATCGCGGCGGGGGCGGCGATGGTGCGTTGGTTGTTGATGGCCGCAGCCCCGCCTCTATGGGCGTTGTGGCCGTTGCAGGCCCTGCACGCCGTCAGCTTCGCCGCCAACTATCTCGCCGGCGTCGAGCTTATCGAACGACTGGCGCCGCGCGACAGCCAGACCGCAGCCCAGACGCTGAATTCCACCCTGTCGGCGGGGGTGTTGATCGGCGTCGCGACCCTGGCGAGCGGTCCGCTGTACGACGCCTGGGGCGCGGGCGGATATCTGGCGATGGCGGGGTTGGCCGGACTGGGATTGATCGCGGGGTTGGCGTTGAAGCCGATGCTCGGCGCCCGGGCTTAGGCGCGCGGCAGCAGGGCCATCTGGCCGGCCATGACGGAGGCCGCAGCCTTGATCGCTCGCTTCACCGTGTTTTCGTCGGCCGTCGCCGGGGTGCGCAACAGACCAACAGCGGGCGTGTGCGGACCGTCGGGGAGTTCGACCAGCACGCGATAGAGCAGATAGGAGCCGACATCCGCCTCGGCCTCCGAGGTCGCATCGGCGGCGATGCCGGTTGCATTGATGGCGCGGATGATGTCGGCGACCGGCGCCGTGGTTCGCGCTAGGCCGGGACCGGTCTGCGACAACCGTTCTTCATTATCGAGGGCGCGGTTCTCGGCGCGCATCTGCATGCGGAAGCCATTGCTCTTTGCAGCGCGCCCCACCAGGAGGACGGCGCGGCAATCGCCGTTTCTCAGATGATCGCCCAGCCGTTCGGCCAAGCGCGCCGGGTCATCGGCTGAAACACTGAGGGTGCGCGCGCCAGCGGGGCTCCAGGCCTCTCCCGACAGATCTTCGACCATGTCCCAACCAGGAACCGCGTCATAGGCGCAGATCGCGATGCCGGGGCGTCGGTCGGGGCGGCTTGAACCTTGGATCTCGGTTGTCATTCAGGCCTTACCTTCACCCAGCGTGACGCTTTCGTGACGAGAGCTAGGTGGCGCGAACTTCTCCCCGGCGTCAAGCCTCAACCCAGGTCGCCGACCGCCGCATCGAGCAGCATGAAGGCGCGGCCGCTGTCGGAGGCTAGACGGTTCTGCACCGCCTGGGCGTCCCTGCTGCGGGCGTAGGCGGCGAGGTCCTGGGAGAAGACGACGACATAGCGTTCGGCGTCGGCGCGTAGCTCAGGGTCGCTCAAGACCCGACGTGAGACGCTGCGCACGGCGGCCGGCGCGACGCGGCGGACGATGCGACGGGCGCCGTCGGGATCACCGGCGCCGAAGAGCCGAGCCGCCTCCTCGACACGCGATCGCGGCAGAAGCGCATTGGGATCGACGCCCATGCGACGGATCGCGGCGGCGACCCGGTCGGACAGGGCGACCGAGTCGGCGGCGTCCACGGCCGGACGCTCCAACTCCAGCGGGGCTTCGTCCTGGCCATCTGAGACGAGATCGTTCCAGTCCAGACCGCCTTCGGGGGCGGGCGCCGGGCGCGGCGCCTCGGCGGGGGACAGACGAAGGCGGTTGCGCAGGCCGAAACTCCGGTCGCCGGCCCGCTCCTGCGAAGAGTCGTCCGGTGCGGAGCGGGGCGTGCGGGCGCGGTCGGGCTCGGCCAGGGGCTCGCGGTGTCGGGCCGCCGGGGCGTCTCCGGAAACCACGCCCATCAGACGCACGGCTTCGGTCAGCATGTCGTAGTTGCGACGGACCCGTTCCTGGAAGCCGATGTCCAGGGCTTCGGTATCCTCGGCCGCCTTGCGCGAGGCCGCGGCCAGGGAGGACAGGCCCTGTTCGACGCTGGCGCGGACGGCCTCGACCCTGGCGCGGGCCTGTTCCGGCAGGCGGGCCGCCCGTTCGTCCACGTCGGCGACGGCGGTGTCGATCTCGGACAGGGCCGAGCTCAGGCGGTCGACCAGGCTTTCCAGTCGCTGGACCATTCGCTCGCCGGCCTTGTCCACCAGCCCGGAGGTCTCGCCGACGATACGGCGGGCGTCCTCGATGCGGGCGTCGGCGGCCTGATCGGCCTTCTGGGCCGCCTCGAACAGGGCCTCGCCCAGTCGATCGGCGCGCAGCCGCGCCTGTTCCGAGGCGTCGGCGGCTGCCGCGCGGGAATCCTCGGCCGTGGCCCGCATCTGCTCGAGCGCGCGGCGGGTCTCTTCCATCAGGGTGTCGCGGGCGTCGGCGGCCAGGGCCTCGAACCGGTCCAGAGAAACCTTGGTGGCCGCGTCGAAGCCGTCGGCCTCGCGCTGGGACATATCGACAAGGGCGCGGAACTGGTCGCCGGCGGCTTCAAGGATTTCGCGCAGGCTCTCGATGGAGACCTGGGAGGTCCGTCCCATCTCGTCGTGCGCGGTGCGCGTAGCGGACAGGTTTTCGACGAACTGGGCGCGCTGGCTCTCGACCTGGGCGGAGAAGTCTTCCTGATCGGTGCGCAGAGCGTAGGCGGCGGTGACCAGGGCGGCGCGCTGTTGGCTGAGGCCTTCCTCGACCGACTGGATCTGTTCGGCGACGCCGGTTCCGGCGTTCTCCAGCCGAATGGTCTGGCGCGCCAGGTCGTCAGCGGCGACGCGTGCGGCGTCCTGGGCCTCGCCGGCGGCGGCGGCCAGGTCGGCGGCGCGGGCGGCCAGGGCGGCCTCGGCCTCCCGCAACTGGGCCTGGGCCAGATCCGAGGCGTCAGCCACCATGCGAGACTGGCGTTCGACGGCGTCGATGACGCTAGTGGCCTGGCTGTCGAGATGAAGGCCGAGGGTCTGCATCTGCTCGCGCTCGCGCGCGAGGTTTTCGGTCAGCCGGCGGGCTGTGCGTCCGGCATGCTCGGCCGCTTCGTTCAGACGATTGGTCTCTTCCATCAGGGCCTGACGCAAAAGGGCCATGTCGTTGCGCGCGCGCTCGGCCGCCAGGGCGGCGTGGTCGATGTCGGCGCGCAGGGTGCTCAGCACCTGACCGGTCTGCTGGGCGGCGAGGGCGGTGGGGGCGACCAGGGCTTCGGCTAGATCGCGGGCGCGGCGGGTCTCGGCCGCCAATCCGGCGCCCTGCCGCAGGGCATGGGCCAGCATGATGGACAGGCCGACCGGCGCCAGGGCGATCAGGCCGTAAATGGCCAGCCGGAGGGGGTCGAGTTCCGCACCGCTGGACCCAAGCTCGAAAGCCGCCCAGGAGGCCACGCCGCCGACCCATAGGGTCGAGGCCAGGGCGGCGATCAGATAGGCCGTCTGGCTGCGTGCGGCGGTCGAAGCGCGCTCGGACACGCTGGAGCGCAGGACAGGCCAGCCCATGTCGACAGGCGCCGGAGGCTTGCCGGCGGCCACAGCCATTTCAACAGCGGCGGAAGAGCCCGAAGTGGGCTCGGCGACGATTTCGGCGGCCATAGCGGGCGGCTGTTCCGGAACCTCCGCCATCACGGGCTCGGGCGCCGGCTGTGGGAGAGGGGGAGGGGGCGGCGCCGCGGCGCGCAACTGGGCTTGGCGCGCCTCTTCGGCCATCCGACGGCGGCGGCGCTCCGAGATCGGCCGTTCCGGCGGCGGCGCCGGCAGGGGATCCAGCTCCAAGGGCGGTTCTGGCGGCATGTCGGGCTCGACATAAGTCTGTTCGAGCTCCGCCTCGACGTCTGCCTCAATCGCCGCGTCGTCGGGCGCCTCGACGGGCGCGACGGTGTCATCGTCTGTCAGCTTCAGCGGCGGCCGGTTACGGGATTTCATCAGGCGTCGAGCTCGATTCATGCGCGCGGCGCGCGAGGACGCGCCGACTCGACCCTAGCGGGTCAAAACCCAAGGTCCAAGTCGTACAGATCGCAAGGGCGTGGACTGTTCGCGATCAGCAGTCGCGACCGGCGTCTGCGACGAAGGCGGCGGATTTGTCAGCTGGACAGTCGGATACGCGGTGAACCTCGCGTTCGGCAGGCTGCGGTGCGTGGATATCGACGCCGAATTGCGACAGGACGGCGGCGGCGAGCAGTGCGATGAAGCCCGCGATCAGTTCCACCAGCGCCTGCATGACGGCGTCTCTCCCAGCCCCCATGGCCGCTCCCCCTATGCGCCTTTTTGGCGAACGTCACAATCCCGCAGCGTAAAGATTGACCAGGCCTGGCGCGCGTGAAACGGAGGGATCAGGCGTCCCCATCGCAGTGTCATGCGAATCGGGCAGGCAGGCGAAATGACCCAAGACAGCGACAGCTATGACGGCAGTCTGCTGACCCCGGGAGCGGGCGTCTGGCGCAGTGAAGTCGCACACCGATTTGCGATCCTGATGGAAAACGAAGCCTATTTCGACGCCCTGTCCTCGGCCCTGCAAAAGGCCGAACGTTCCATCGTCATTCTGGGCTGGCAGTTCGACCCCCGCACCCACCTGGATCCCGAAACCCGGCCGAGTGAGAAGCAGTTCGAGATCGGCCATCAGTTGCGGATGCTGGTCAAGCGAAAGCCGGACCTGGATATACGACTGCTCATCTGGAAGTCACCTCTGCTGATCGCGGCGTCCCAAGGCTTTTATCCGCACCGGGCGCAGCGCTGGTTCCGCAAGCGGATGGTCGAGTTTCGTATGGATGCGCCGGGACCGATCGGCGCCTGTCATCATCAGAAGGTGATCGTTATCGACGACCGCGTGGCCTTCTGCGGCGGGGGCGATATCTCGACCGATCGCTGGGATTCGGAGGAGCACCTGGACGGCGATCCGCGCCGGGCCCTGCCGAACGGGCTGATCTGCAAGGCGCGTCACGAGGTGATGAGCGTCCTGGACGGGCCGGCGGCCAGGGCCTTGGGCGATCTGGCGCGGGAACGCTGGTTCAAGGCGACCTGGGAACGGACCGTCCCGGATGAGGTGGAAAGCGACCCATGGCCGGATGGCGTCGCCGTACAGATGACAGACATCCCCGTGGGCATCGCCCGGACCGAGCCGAAATGGGGCGGCCGGCACGAGGTGCGCGAGAACGAGGCCCTGCATCTGGAGTGTATTCGGCGAGCCAAAAAGCTGATTTATCTCGAGAACCAGTATTTCACATCGCCATTGATCGCCGCCGCCCTGGCCGAACGCCTGGCCGAGGCGGACGGCCCGGAGGTGGTCGTAGTGTCGACGGGCAAGAGCCCCAGCTGGTTCGACAGTCTGACCATGGATACGGCACGCGCCGAGGTGCTGTACCGGCTGGAGCAGGCGGACAAGTACAATCGCTTCTTCGCCTTCGCCCCCCTGACGGCAGAGGGCGACCGGATCATTGTTCACGCCAAGGTGTCGATCATCGACGACCGGCTGCTGCGGATCGGGTCGGCCAATTTGAACAACCGGTCGATGGGCCTGGACACCGAGTGCGACATTGCCGCCGAGCCGACCGACCCAGCGGGGCGCGCTGTGATCGTCGCCCACCGCCACCGCTCGATCGGACACTGGATCGGCGTGCCCGCAGAGGATTTCGCCGCGGTCGAGGCGGTCATGGGATCGACCGGCGCCGCCATCTGCGGCTTCGCCAGCGAACGGCTGAAACCGCTTGGCTCGGACCCGCCGACGCGGATCCAGCGGATTTTCGCTGAATGGCAGTTTGGCGATCCCACCTCGTCCACGGACGCCTGGCGGCCGTGGAAGCGGCTGAACCGGTCGCAGCGGACCCGACCGGTGTCCGAAGGCGGTCAGGCGTCGGGCTGAACAATCTCGAAGTCGATGATCAGCGGCAAATGATCCGAGGCCACGCGGGCCAGGGGCGAAAAGTCCGCCTTGACCCCTGTGATCCGGATTTCCGGACTGACGAAACAATGATCGATGCGGATGGCCGGAAAGCCGGAGGGGAAGGTCTTCACCGACGGCTTCAGGTTCAGCAAACGTTGGCAGTCCCCCAGTTTGCGCGCCAGGGTCTGATAGGGGCGGGTGATGGAGGTGGCGTTGAAGTCGCCAGCCAGCAGCGTCGGACCGGCGCAGGCGCCC from Brevundimonas sp. SL130 encodes the following:
- a CDS encoding pirin family protein, which encodes MIERRPFESLGGANHGWLNAKHHFSFANYYDPKRMSWGNLRVWNDDEIAAGTGFPPHPHADMEIITYVRDGAITHEDSLGNKGRTVAGDVQVMSAGTGIRHAEYNAEPELTRIFQIWIEPTKRGEAPSWGSKPFPKGERSGQFVVLASGFEGDTDALPIRTDARIVAATLNAGDSADYALGSNRRAYLVPAKGEIEVNGVRLNARDGAAIAQEDVVTVKAISDAEIVLVDAA
- a CDS encoding DoxX family protein, whose translation is MFKQLEASSPHFLAALRIVAGVLFLAHGVVKLFGFPEGAQPGQVEILSLFGIGAILELVGGSLLVLGAFTRPVAFILAGEMAVAYWMFHFPSSPYPAVNGGDAAILFCFIFLYLLAAGPGSWSLDARLRKQG
- the pip gene encoding prolyl aminopeptidase; the encoded protein is MAFSASQELRRDLYPEIEPFASGWMASDDIHEIYYEESGNPQGLPVVVLHGGPGGAVNPGMRRFFDPAKYRIIMFDQRGCGQSRPNASLENNTTWTLIEDIERLRERCGVDKWVVFGGSWGSTLSMAYAITHPERVRALVLRGIFLLTKKELHWFYQDGASMIFPDAWERFVAPIPETERGDLMGAYYKRLIGDNVAEREQCAVAWSSWEGETVSVEGPDARPDKFSEPEFALAFARIENWFFTNAGFFPEDGWLLRNVDRMRHIPCWIAQGRFDVVTPIASAWALHRAWPEAKLDIVGDAGHASSEPGIVDSLVRATDWALGV
- a CDS encoding DUF423 domain-containing protein, with protein sequence MTASRPLIVFAALNGALSIGLGAFAAHGAGPQVKTLLSTGAHYQLAHAVFALACALWTDGGGLARLAGWLGATGGLIFCLALTLVALLSLSAMGAVAPVGGLLMIGGWLCLAFAAFRS
- a CDS encoding MFS transporter, translating into MRFGSKWRAASHYALMYGGLGVSLPYAGLWMKAQGLSGAEIGVLLAAPMLGRLVTGPAIAVWADGFQYRRTPIALLAGLAALGYGAAGLVDGFLAWAVCWFVAATGAAAILPLTDVLVLRRSRRDGFAFAVPRGFGSAAFVAANIAMGFVLRTTGTEAVIVVVTLTCVGIGLTAWRVLPLEPVHDGPPLAGWERFRGMGRLLKDPVLVTALAAIGTVQAAHAFYYGFSAIVWREQGIEPHLTGILWAFAVVAEIALMWVFEPWRRRRGIGAWPILMIAAGAAMVRWLLMAAAPPLWALWPLQALHAVSFAANYLAGVELIERLAPRDSQTAAQTLNSTLSAGVLIGVATLASGPLYDAWGAGGYLAMAGLAGLGLIAGLALKPMLGARA
- a CDS encoding tipN encodes the protein MKSRNRPPLKLTDDDTVAPVEAPDDAAIEADVEAELEQTYVEPDMPPEPPLELDPLPAPPPERPISERRRRRMAEEARQAQLRAAAPPPPPLPQPAPEPVMAEVPEQPPAMAAEIVAEPTSGSSAAVEMAVAAGKPPAPVDMGWPVLRSSVSERASTAARSQTAYLIAALASTLWVGGVASWAAFELGSSGAELDPLRLAIYGLIALAPVGLSIMLAHALRQGAGLAAETRRARDLAEALVAPTALAAQQTGQVLSTLRADIDHAALAAERARNDMALLRQALMEETNRLNEAAEHAGRTARRLTENLAREREQMQTLGLHLDSQATSVIDAVERQSRMVADASDLAQAQLREAEAALAARAADLAAAAGEAQDAARVAADDLARQTIRLENAGTGVAEQIQSVEEGLSQQRAALVTAAYALRTDQEDFSAQVESQRAQFVENLSATRTAHDEMGRTSQVSIESLREILEAAGDQFRALVDMSQREADGFDAATKVSLDRFEALAADARDTLMEETRRALEQMRATAEDSRAAAADASEQARLRADRLGEALFEAAQKADQAADARIEDARRIVGETSGLVDKAGERMVQRLESLVDRLSSALSEIDTAVADVDERAARLPEQARARVEAVRASVEQGLSSLAAASRKAAEDTEALDIGFQERVRRNYDMLTEAVRLMGVVSGDAPAARHREPLAEPDRARTPRSAPDDSSQERAGDRSFGLRNRLRLSPAEAPRPAPAPEGGLDWNDLVSDGQDEAPLELERPAVDAADSVALSDRVAAAIRRMGVDPNALLPRSRVEEAARLFGAGDPDGARRIVRRVAPAAVRSVSRRVLSDPELRADAERYVVVFSQDLAAYARSRDAQAVQNRLASDSGRAFMLLDAAVGDLG
- a CDS encoding phospholipase D-like domain-containing protein — translated: MTQDSDSYDGSLLTPGAGVWRSEVAHRFAILMENEAYFDALSSALQKAERSIVILGWQFDPRTHLDPETRPSEKQFEIGHQLRMLVKRKPDLDIRLLIWKSPLLIAASQGFYPHRAQRWFRKRMVEFRMDAPGPIGACHHQKVIVIDDRVAFCGGGDISTDRWDSEEHLDGDPRRALPNGLICKARHEVMSVLDGPAARALGDLARERWFKATWERTVPDEVESDPWPDGVAVQMTDIPVGIARTEPKWGGRHEVRENEALHLECIRRAKKLIYLENQYFTSPLIAAALAERLAEADGPEVVVVSTGKSPSWFDSLTMDTARAEVLYRLEQADKYNRFFAFAPLTAEGDRIIVHAKVSIIDDRLLRIGSANLNNRSMGLDTECDIAAEPTDPAGRAVIVAHRHRSIGHWIGVPAEDFAAVEAVMGSTGAAICGFASERLKPLGSDPPTRIQRIFAEWQFGDPTSSTDAWRPWKRLNRSQRTRPVSEGGQASG